CTCGGCGAGAAATAAATTTCTCATTTTAACAAAGTCAATTTTGTAGTTACAGTTTTATTGCCCATCAAGGTTTTTGCAAAATAAATTCCATTAGGTAATTGTTTCCCGGATTCATTTTTCCCGTTCCATATCCGTTCTTTCAAAATGGTCTTTACTTTTTTACCGCTGATATCGTAAATCGCAATTTGGCCAACGACCGAGGTTCTAAAATGGCAAGAATAAGAAAATGGATTTGGAAAGATTTCTAATTTTTCATTTTGATTTTTCCATTTTTCATTTTCCTCAACTCCTTGACTTTCCCCCATCGAATCTAGAAGCACTTTATTGTTATTATGATAGGTTTGATAAGCAAGATTATCAAGCTTTCCGCCAAAAGGAAAGTGGGGATTTTCCCCAGTCTCCCACCAAACCTCTAGAATTAAAATATCAATTCTTGTTGCTCGTAAGCAGCTTGATGCCCCCCAGATTAGAGAGTGGAATTCCATCTCTTGTCTCCAGTCGGTATAACTAGTCCCCCAAATATTAGAGCTGGAATAAAGTTTTCCTTCTGAAATCATATAAAAT
The nucleotide sequence above comes from Patescibacteria group bacterium. Encoded proteins:
- a CDS encoding T9SS type A sorting domain-containing protein, encoding MFFKKFILVIVLMFGFFSSVFGLTQPVDGWIPVDSSNADSVFLDYFGPDALLSYGTVKVSDDHSPWRNSQHSVQFMVDSGRYAEYFKKEYNRDIGDTSQLFTDIKVLSDSVCFRFYMISEGKLYSSSNIWGTSYTDWRQEMEFHSLIWGASSCLRATRIDILILEVWWETGENPHFPFGGKLDNLAYQTYHNNNKVLLDSMGESQGVEENEKWKNQNEKLEIFPNPFSYSCHFRTSVVGQIAIYDISGKKVKTILKERIWNGKNESGKQLPNGIYFAKTLMGNKTVTTKLTLLK